A window from Poseidonibacter antarcticus encodes these proteins:
- the rsfS gene encoding ribosome silencing factor, whose translation MNRLETIKTLLDEKKAENIDVIDLTSKDYIVDYVVIATTLNSKHGFALLNYLKEELKPLGEEFLRVNEDENWTVIDLGDMFIHLMSEEYRAKYTLEDFLSKLDNKEVY comes from the coding sequence TTGAATAGATTAGAAACTATTAAAACGCTTTTAGATGAAAAAAAAGCTGAAAATATTGATGTAATTGATTTAACATCAAAAGATTATATTGTTGATTATGTTGTAATTGCAACTACATTAAACTCAAAACATGGATTTGCATTATTAAACTACTTAAAAGAAGAACTAAAACCATTAGGTGAAGAATTCTTAAGAGTAAATGAAGATGAAAATTGGACTGTAATAGATTTAGGTGATATGTTTATTCACTTAATGAGTGAAGAATATAGAGCTAAATATACTTTAGAAGATTTCTTAAGTAAATTAGACAATAAAGAAGTATATTAA
- the argS gene encoding arginine--tRNA ligase — protein sequence MQNLVKEYIENILETNVVLEKPKDVSFGHYATPVAFSLAKELRKSPMIIADELALKFENSEMFEKVEAVKGFINFKLSAAFLQKLVDESLLNENTFAKETNKNEKILLEYVSANPTGPLHIGHARGAIQGDTIARVGRHLGFDITTEYYVNDAGAQMDMLGLSISLAAREFILNEDVEYPETYYRGDYLVDIAKKVIDKFGVEVLKDESKYKEIAFFAKDLVLEIIVSDLKDLGIEFDTFVSEKSLYSAWDETKKVLEDNDSLYTKDDKVWIRSTNVGDDVDRVVVRDNGIPTYLAGDIIYHKNKYDRGFDKYINIWGADHHGYIKRVKAAIEFLGNDSSKLEVLLSQMVSLLKGGEPYKMSKRAGNVILMSDITNEIGSDALRFVFLTKKSDTHLEFDLDRLTNQDSSNPIFYINYAHARINQVFKKAQLTFDDIKNESFENLNQDGLNLIYESLLLNSVLNEAFEKREMQKITEYLTSLAGSVHKFYNDHKVVGSNEQNMYLKALSMAALSIRVGLDLLGIKAKEKM from the coding sequence TTGCAAAATTTAGTAAAAGAATACATTGAAAATATATTAGAAACTAACGTTGTTCTTGAAAAACCGAAGGATGTCTCTTTTGGACATTATGCAACACCTGTTGCATTCTCTTTAGCAAAAGAATTAAGAAAATCTCCGATGATTATCGCAGATGAATTGGCTTTAAAATTTGAAAATTCAGAAATGTTTGAAAAAGTTGAAGCTGTAAAAGGATTTATAAACTTTAAACTATCAGCAGCATTTTTACAAAAGCTTGTTGATGAATCTCTTTTAAATGAAAATACATTTGCAAAAGAGACAAATAAAAATGAAAAAATTCTTTTAGAATACGTTTCAGCAAATCCTACTGGTCCTTTACATATAGGTCATGCAAGAGGTGCTATTCAAGGTGATACTATTGCACGAGTTGGAAGACATTTAGGTTTTGATATTACAACTGAGTATTATGTAAATGATGCAGGTGCTCAAATGGATATGCTAGGACTTTCAATTTCCTTAGCTGCTAGAGAATTTATTTTGAATGAAGATGTTGAATATCCTGAAACTTATTATAGAGGTGATTATCTAGTTGATATTGCCAAAAAAGTTATAGATAAATTTGGAGTTGAAGTATTAAAAGATGAATCTAAATACAAAGAAATCGCATTTTTTGCAAAAGATTTAGTTTTAGAAATTATTGTAAGTGATTTAAAAGATTTAGGTATTGAGTTTGATACTTTTGTATCTGAAAAATCTCTTTACTCTGCTTGGGATGAAACTAAAAAAGTATTAGAAGATAATGATTCTTTATATACAAAAGATGATAAAGTTTGGATTCGTTCAACAAATGTTGGAGATGATGTAGATAGAGTAGTTGTAAGAGATAATGGAATACCTACATATCTTGCAGGTGATATTATTTATCATAAAAATAAATACGATAGAGGTTTTGACAAATATATAAATATTTGGGGAGCTGATCATCACGGTTATATAAAAAGAGTAAAAGCAGCAATTGAGTTTTTAGGAAATGATTCTTCTAAGCTTGAAGTACTTTTATCTCAAATGGTTTCACTTTTAAAAGGTGGAGAACCATATAAAATGAGTAAACGAGCTGGAAATGTTATCTTAATGTCTGATATTACAAATGAAATTGGTTCAGATGCCCTAAGATTTGTATTTTTAACTAAAAAAAGTGATACACATTTAGAGTTTGATTTAGATAGATTAACTAATCAAGATTCTTCAAACCCAATTTTTTATATTAATTATGCACATGCAAGAATTAATCAAGTATTTAAAAAAGCCCAATTAACTTTTGATGATATCAAAAATGAGAGTTTTGAAAATCTAAATCAAGATGGTTTAAATTTGATTTATGAATCTTTATTATTGAATTCTGTATTAAACGAAGCATTTGAAAAAAGAGAAATGCAAAAAATTACTGAATATTTAACTTCATTAGCAGGTTCTGTTCATAAGTTCTATAATGATCATAAAGTAGTAGGTAGTAATGAACAAAATATGTATTTAAAAGCTTTAAGTATGGCAGCTTTAAGTATTAGAGTAGGTTTAGATTTATTAGGAATAAAAGCTAAGGAGAAAATGTAA
- the tatA gene encoding twin-arginine translocase TatA/TatE family subunit: protein MGMPGGMEWILIALVVLLLFGGKKIPELAKGLGSGIKNFKKAVKDDEENDIAENKNDEIEKKADAKVEDKNETKV from the coding sequence ATGGGTATGCCAGGCGGAATGGAATGGATATTAATTGCTTTAGTAGTATTACTACTATTTGGAGGTAAGAAAATACCTGAGTTAGCTAAAGGTCTTGGTTCTGGAATTAAAAACTTTAAAAAAGCTGTAAAAGATGATGAAGAAAATGACATTGCTGAAAACAAAAATGATGAAATCGAAAAAAAAGCTGATGCTAAAGTAGAAGACAAAAACGAAACTAAAGTATAA
- a CDS encoding fluoride efflux transporter FluC, which translates to MPISWQTILAIGAGGFLGAIIRAYSVHFSNKYIPLDIPVGVLIVNIIGSFIIGILFAYFAHITVSESLKAFLTTGFLGALTTYSTFAIESYLLFGTSIYLAITNILLNVFGTIISAGMGYKLIHFLLR; encoded by the coding sequence ATGCCAATTAGTTGGCAAACTATTTTAGCAATTGGAGCTGGAGGTTTTCTTGGTGCAATTATTAGAGCTTATAGTGTTCATTTCTCTAATAAATATATTCCTTTAGATATTCCAGTTGGAGTATTAATTGTAAATATAATTGGTTCTTTTATTATAGGAATTCTTTTTGCGTATTTTGCTCATATTACAGTAAGTGAGTCGTTAAAAGCATTTCTAACTACAGGCTTTTTAGGAGCACTTACTACTTATTCTACTTTTGCTATTGAGTCTTATTTACTTTTTGGAACATCAATATATCTTGCAATTACAAATATACTTTTAAATGTATTTGGAACTATAATATCAGCAGGTATGGGCTACAAATTAATTCATTTCCTTTTACGATAA
- a CDS encoding lysophospholipid acyltransferase family protein, translated as MARIRGIILLIQFTITVAITVLSMYIFRNHTHKVIKLWMKIQIRLLGIKIESVGKLDETCDLVLMNHQSLLDIIVMEYVHNRDLAWVAKKEIADLFFFGHIIKAPRMISIDRENKAGIMHLFKEVKDRLDKGRPIAMFPEGTRSDGTKMLKFKAGAKMVGNKYKLRVQPVIMLNTRNIVDSKKLTATPGTVKIIYLDPIQADKSTTWFEDTEIKMKEVFNKEIKNYAN; from the coding sequence TTGGCAAGAATTAGGGGAATAATACTTTTAATACAATTTACAATAACTGTTGCAATTACAGTTTTATCAATGTATATATTTAGAAATCATACTCATAAAGTTATAAAACTTTGGATGAAAATCCAAATAAGATTATTAGGTATTAAAATCGAATCTGTAGGCAAACTAGATGAGACATGTGATTTAGTATTAATGAATCATCAATCTTTACTTGATATTATTGTAATGGAATATGTACATAATAGAGATTTAGCATGGGTTGCTAAAAAAGAGATTGCAGATTTATTCTTTTTTGGACATATAATAAAAGCACCAAGAATGATATCTATTGACCGAGAGAATAAAGCAGGAATAATGCATTTATTTAAAGAAGTAAAAGATAGATTAGATAAAGGACGACCAATTGCTATGTTCCCTGAAGGAACTAGATCTGATGGAACAAAAATGCTTAAATTTAAAGCAGGTGCAAAAATGGTTGGAAATAAATATAAATTGAGAGTTCAGCCTGTAATTATGTTAAATACAAGAAATATAGTAGATTCTAAAAAATTAACAGCTACACCAGGAACTGTTAAGATTATATATTTAGATCCTATTCAAGCTGATAAATCAACTACATGGTTTGAAGATACTGAAATAAAAATGAAAGAAGTATTTAACAAAGAGATTAAAAATTATGCCAATTAG
- the purQ gene encoding phosphoribosylformylglycinamidine synthase I produces MKVSVLQFPGTNCEYDTQYAFEKLGAQVEIVWHKEKNIPEDTDLLVIPGGFSYGDYLRSGAIARFANIMDSVQAYAAKGGKILGICNGFQILLEAGLLPGAMKRNDSLHFISKFQNLKVINNDNSFLCLLKSDEVVDIPVAHHDGNYFIDEDGLQELENNNQILLKYCNEDGSTLNINGSVSNIAGICNKEKNIFGLMPHPERAMEELLGCDDGVRMLKGFLQ; encoded by the coding sequence ATGAAAGTTTCAGTATTACAATTTCCAGGAACAAATTGTGAGTATGATACACAATATGCTTTTGAAAAATTAGGTGCACAAGTTGAAATTGTTTGGCATAAAGAAAAAAATATTCCAGAAGATACTGATTTATTAGTAATCCCTGGAGGATTTTCATATGGTGATTATTTAAGATCTGGAGCAATTGCTAGATTTGCAAATATTATGGATTCTGTTCAAGCTTATGCTGCTAAAGGTGGTAAAATTTTAGGAATTTGTAATGGTTTCCAAATTCTTTTAGAAGCAGGATTGTTACCTGGTGCTATGAAAAGAAACGATTCTTTACATTTTATTTCAAAATTCCAAAACTTAAAAGTTATAAATAATGATAATTCATTTCTTTGCCTTTTAAAATCAGATGAAGTGGTTGATATTCCAGTTGCTCATCATGATGGTAACTACTTTATTGATGAAGATGGATTACAAGAGTTAGAGAATAATAATCAAATTTTATTAAAATATTGTAATGAAGATGGATCAACATTAAATATTAATGGTTCGGTTTCAAATATTGCTGGTATTTGTAATAAAGAAAAAAATATATTTGGTTTAATGCCTCATCCAGAACGTGCAATGGAAGAATTGCTTGGTTGTGATGATGGAGTAAGAATGCTTAAGGGTTTTTTACAATAA
- the purS gene encoding phosphoribosylformylglycinamidine synthase subunit PurS codes for MKAIVNIALKQGVLDDQGKATHHALDTLGFKQIVNDVRIGKQIIINLNSSNETDAKAEVAKMCEKLLANTVIEDYDIEIVG; via the coding sequence ATGAAAGCAATTGTAAACATAGCATTAAAACAAGGTGTACTTGATGATCAAGGTAAAGCAACTCATCATGCTTTAGATACTTTGGGATTTAAGCAAATAGTAAATGATGTAAGAATTGGTAAACAAATTATTATTAATCTTAACTCTTCTAATGAAACTGATGCTAAAGCAGAAGTTGCAAAAATGTGTGAAAAGCTTCTTGCAAATACTGTTATTGAAGATTACGATATCGAAATAGTAGGTTAA
- a CDS encoding phosphoribosylaminoimidazolesuccinocarboxamide synthase, protein MKISDIIALGLWPESKKTTSQKGIKELEELGYNLFYIGKNADLYTCPGNDPKVLLVRSDRCSVFDIPLNLEIEGKGVSQTAISNSGAAFARKSGIRTAILAEKMDESLNIAPRCQLMELCKPLEAKIDGELVQFELIFRNYLTGSLFEACQNGKDPYGLDLGKDLEQWHKFETPIFTPTTKGTKDVPLNTAKVREVFPEIVSSLEKLFKEFTQFALDNNIVIVDTKFEVFVNASGEWVLGDEVLTPESSRFISKENFDNGNYISMDKQILRNFGKEDNWKEKAKTLKPGQKLDVIVPDSIKNTILEGYSRIHESLSK, encoded by the coding sequence ATGAAAATAAGTGATATTATAGCACTTGGTCTTTGGCCTGAATCAAAGAAAACAACATCGCAAAAAGGTATTAAAGAATTAGAAGAGTTGGGTTATAACCTATTTTATATTGGTAAAAATGCAGATCTTTATACTTGTCCGGGTAACGATCCAAAAGTATTATTAGTAAGAAGTGATAGATGTTCAGTTTTTGATATTCCATTAAACCTTGAAATTGAAGGTAAGGGTGTTTCACAAACTGCAATTTCAAATAGTGGTGCTGCATTTGCTAGAAAATCAGGAATAAGAACAGCTATTTTAGCTGAGAAAATGGATGAATCTTTAAATATAGCTCCAAGATGTCAGCTTATGGAATTATGTAAACCCTTAGAAGCTAAAATTGATGGAGAATTAGTTCAATTTGAACTTATTTTTAGAAATTATTTAACAGGTTCACTTTTTGAAGCATGTCAAAATGGAAAAGATCCTTATGGATTAGATTTAGGAAAAGATTTAGAACAATGGCATAAATTTGAAACACCTATTTTTACTCCTACAACAAAAGGTACAAAAGATGTTCCTTTAAATACTGCAAAAGTAAGAGAAGTTTTCCCTGAAATAGTTTCAAGTTTAGAAAAATTATTTAAAGAATTTACACAATTTGCATTAGATAATAATATTGTTATTGTTGATACAAAATTTGAAGTTTTCGTAAATGCTTCTGGAGAATGGGTATTAGGTGATGAAGTTTTAACACCAGAAAGTTCAAGATTTATTTCAAAAGAAAATTTTGATAATGGAAACTATATTTCAATGGATAAACAAATTCTTAGAAATTTTGGTAAAGAAGATAATTGGAAAGAAAAAGCAAAAACTTTAAAACCTGGTCAAAAACTAGATGTAATAGTTCCAGATTCTATTAAAAACACGATTTTAGAGGGTTATAGTAGAATACATGAAAGTTTAAGTAAATAA
- a CDS encoding S41 family peptidase produces the protein MKKLLLASSIALLLTQSIFAQEEAPEKTRFESLSKLTKVIGTVEKYYVDDIKLEEIVNKSLKGLMQELDAHSTFLDEKSSKEMSIQTKGEFGGLGITVGLRDGALTVISPIDDTPAFKAGVKSSDIILKINDKSTLNMTLDEAVSIMRGKPNTDILLTVVRKGENKPVKINITRDIIKIQSVFAKTFEDEDYLYLRVTSFDRKVVDGLEKAIKKNPNVKGLVLDLRNNPGGLLSQAIGVVDLFVDKGVIVSQKGRNAEDEEKFEASVSNTISRLPMVVLVNGGSASASEIVSGALQDHKRAILIGEKTFGKGSVQAILPITEDRKESIKLTIAKYYLPSGRTIQAKGVTPDIIAFAGKATQGEDSEFKIKEADLKKHLEVELEKVDTKVKKDEEKKTKSKKVISKEDVLNDNQLNTSVGILKSLIIINNVK, from the coding sequence ATGAAGAAATTATTATTAGCTTCATCTATTGCATTATTATTAACTCAATCAATTTTTGCACAAGAAGAAGCTCCTGAAAAAACAAGATTTGAATCACTATCGAAATTAACAAAAGTAATTGGCACTGTTGAAAAGTATTATGTTGACGATATTAAATTAGAAGAAATTGTCAATAAATCATTAAAAGGTCTTATGCAAGAACTTGATGCTCACTCTACTTTTCTAGATGAAAAGTCTTCAAAAGAGATGAGTATCCAAACGAAAGGTGAGTTTGGCGGTTTGGGTATTACTGTTGGTTTAAGAGATGGTGCTCTAACTGTAATTTCACCTATTGATGATACTCCAGCTTTTAAAGCAGGAGTAAAATCATCTGATATCATTTTAAAAATTAATGATAAATCAACATTAAATATGACATTAGATGAAGCTGTCTCAATTATGAGAGGAAAACCAAACACTGATATTTTATTAACAGTTGTTAGAAAAGGTGAAAATAAACCTGTTAAAATAAATATTACAAGAGATATTATTAAAATACAATCTGTTTTTGCAAAGACTTTTGAAGATGAAGATTATTTATATCTAAGAGTTACAAGTTTTGATAGAAAAGTTGTAGATGGTTTAGAAAAAGCTATTAAAAAAAATCCAAATGTAAAAGGTTTAGTTCTTGATTTAAGAAATAATCCAGGAGGATTGCTTTCTCAAGCAATCGGAGTTGTTGATCTTTTTGTTGATAAAGGTGTAATTGTCTCTCAAAAAGGAAGAAATGCAGAAGATGAAGAGAAATTTGAAGCATCTGTATCAAATACTATTTCAAGATTACCAATGGTAGTTCTTGTAAATGGTGGTTCTGCATCGGCTTCTGAGATTGTTTCAGGGGCACTACAAGATCATAAAAGAGCAATATTAATTGGTGAGAAAACTTTTGGAAAAGGTTCTGTTCAAGCAATTTTACCTATTACAGAAGATAGAAAAGAAAGTATTAAACTTACAATTGCAAAATATTACTTACCAAGTGGTAGAACAATTCAAGCCAAGGGTGTTACACCTGATATTATTGCTTTTGCTGGTAAAGCAACTCAAGGTGAAGACTCGGAATTTAAAATAAAAGAAGCAGACTTAAAAAAACATTTAGAAGTTGAACTTGAAAAAGTTGATACAAAAGTTAAAAAAGATGAAGAAAAGAAAACAAAAAGTAAGAAAGTTATTTCAAAAGAAGATGTATTAAATGATAACCAATTAAACACTTCAGTTGGAATTTTAAAATCATTAATTATTATCAATAATGTTAAATAA
- a CDS encoding tRNA pseudouridine(13) synthase TruD gives MIKRFYSSSNKVLNFKFVQNDQDFIVTELPIRFSGHGNFIIFKVEKSNMDTWELIDRLCDYLGIYSNEIGYAGLKDKRATTTQYLSIPKKYSKEMKAFRSSKIKILDSTLHNQKLNIGDLEGNRFKINLHDVEIEELNQIQKIIKKISKKGMPNYFGYQRFGKEVEENFQKAKDVVYGDVIIKDKKLSKMLISAYQSSFFNEWLVNRLKFNEEDFKLFEGDIFNEFKRDKLFTAKSITDQILKDFQNQKILPTGLLPGRKVFRAMSEARVIEEKYDDMYIQEKGYRRDAIVFPKDITCKYNSGEKMCTLEFSLPKGSYATVLIENIANRNLH, from the coding sequence GTGATTAAAAGATTTTATTCTTCTTCAAATAAAGTATTGAACTTCAAATTTGTTCAAAATGATCAAGATTTTATAGTTACTGAACTTCCAATTAGATTTTCAGGTCATGGAAATTTCATTATTTTCAAAGTTGAAAAATCTAATATGGATACATGGGAACTTATTGATAGACTTTGTGATTATCTAGGAATATATTCTAATGAGATTGGTTATGCTGGATTAAAAGATAAAAGGGCAACAACAACCCAATATCTTTCAATTCCAAAGAAATACTCAAAAGAGATGAAAGCTTTTAGAAGTTCAAAAATAAAAATTTTAGATTCAACTTTACATAATCAAAAATTAAATATTGGTGATTTAGAAGGGAATAGATTTAAAATTAATCTTCACGATGTTGAAATTGAAGAGCTAAATCAAATTCAAAAAATCATAAAAAAAATATCAAAAAAAGGTATGCCAAATTATTTTGGTTACCAACGTTTTGGTAAAGAAGTAGAAGAAAACTTTCAAAAAGCAAAAGATGTAGTTTATGGTGATGTTATTATCAAAGATAAAAAGTTATCTAAGATGTTAATCTCAGCTTATCAAAGTAGTTTTTTTAATGAGTGGTTAGTAAATAGATTAAAATTTAATGAAGAAGATTTTAAACTATTTGAGGGCGATATTTTCAATGAATTTAAAAGAGACAAACTTTTTACTGCAAAAAGTATTACTGATCAGATTTTAAAAGATTTTCAAAATCAAAAAATATTACCAACTGGACTTTTACCAGGTCGTAAAGTATTCAGAGCTATGAGTGAAGCTAGAGTTATTGAAGAAAAGTATGATGATATGTATATTCAAGAAAAAGGCTATAGAAGAGATGCAATCGTTTTCCCTAAAGATATTACTTGTAAGTATAATAGTGGCGAGAAAATGTGTACGTTAGAGTTTTCATTGCCTAAGGGTTCTTACGCAACAGTATTAATTGAAAATATAGCAAATAGGAATTTACATTAA
- the dksA gene encoding RNA polymerase-binding protein DksA: MPNRQQIDELKKILVLRKETILKNINGSRDNIDQLKAQEAKDELDHAELLSNSFKEGMIANHQLDELKQIEEAIKKIDDGSYGTCSMCGVTIPIGRLKAKPFAKFCTECREVYENEQTKKNS; this comes from the coding sequence ATGCCAAATAGACAACAAATTGACGAATTGAAAAAAATATTAGTTCTAAGAAAAGAAACAATCTTAAAAAATATAAATGGAAGCAGAGATAATATTGATCAATTAAAAGCTCAAGAAGCAAAAGATGAATTAGATCATGCAGAATTATTAAGTAATTCTTTTAAAGAAGGAATGATTGCAAACCATCAGTTAGATGAATTAAAACAAATTGAAGAAGCAATTAAAAAAATTGATGATGGTTCATATGGTACTTGTAGTATGTGTGGAGTTACTATTCCTATTGGAAGATTAAAAGCAAAACCATTTGCAAAGTTTTGTACTGAGTGTAGAGAAGTTTATGAGAATGAACAAACAAAAAAGAATTCATAA
- a CDS encoding nucleotide pyrophosphohydrolase, which translates to MNIEKIKESIQEFSTQRNWEEFHNPKNLSMALSVEASELLEIFQWLSLEQSANLSKENHEHAKQEIADVAIYLIRICMKLDIDLEEAINEKMILNAIKYPLQDKNGKNIEYGKKS; encoded by the coding sequence ATGAATATAGAAAAAATTAAAGAATCAATACAAGAGTTTTCAACACAAAGAAATTGGGAAGAATTTCATAATCCTAAAAACTTAAGTATGGCATTAAGCGTTGAAGCATCTGAATTACTTGAAATATTTCAATGGTTAAGTTTAGAACAATCTGCTAATTTATCAAAAGAAAATCATGAACATGCAAAACAAGAAATTGCCGATGTTGCAATATATTTAATACGAATATGTATGAAATTAGATATAGATTTAGAAGAGGCTATAAATGAAAAAATGATTTTAAATGCAATTAAATATCCTTTACAAGATAAAAATGGTAAAAACATAGAATATGGAAAAAAATCATAA
- a CDS encoding ABC transporter permease, which yields MSSSIQKELFSTLDAQSDFVVQKMNQGRIINIPNSWIEDFSQINGVKNVQQRVYGQYYFQPSKKYFTIVGVDLFEENINKNIKKLLSKLNISVFLEKDSMIIGNGVKKQFDKFYYSNDYSFKLSNRELKKVSIFKDLPKASNLIANDLIIMDISLAKEILNINEDESSDIILNVPNELERPNVKVELILKHLDIRVIQKEDIKKAYENLYNYKGGLFLILFIIVMITFVLILYQRYTMISSSDKKEIGILKAVGWSIKDIIKLKIFETFIVAFLAFLIGIIFAYIFVFILDAPLLSNIFLGFHNLENNVSFIPNISFSSIVTLFIFFIIPFISAVLIPVWKIAVIDAHESMK from the coding sequence ATGTCTTCATCAATACAAAAAGAGTTATTCTCAACACTAGATGCACAAAGTGATTTTGTAGTACAAAAAATGAATCAAGGAAGAATCATAAATATTCCTAATTCTTGGATAGAAGATTTCTCACAAATCAATGGAGTGAAAAATGTTCAACAAAGAGTTTATGGACAATATTATTTCCAACCTTCAAAAAAATACTTTACAATCGTTGGAGTTGATTTATTTGAAGAAAATATAAATAAAAATATTAAAAAACTATTATCAAAATTGAATATTTCTGTTTTCCTTGAAAAAGATTCTATGATTATAGGAAATGGCGTTAAAAAACAATTTGATAAATTTTATTATTCTAATGATTATTCTTTTAAATTATCTAATAGAGAATTAAAAAAAGTATCCATTTTTAAAGACCTTCCAAAAGCTAGTAATTTAATTGCAAATGATTTGATTATAATGGATATTTCACTTGCAAAAGAGATATTAAATATAAATGAAGATGAATCAAGTGATATTATATTAAATGTCCCAAATGAATTAGAAAGACCAAATGTAAAAGTTGAATTGATTTTAAAGCATTTAGACATTAGAGTTATCCAAAAAGAAGATATTAAAAAAGCCTATGAAAACTTATATAATTATAAAGGTGGATTATTTTTAATTTTATTTATCATTGTTATGATAACTTTTGTATTAATTTTATACCAAAGATATACAATGATTTCTTCATCTGACAAAAAAGAAATTGGAATTTTAAAAGCTGTTGGGTGGAGTATAAAAGATATTATAAAACTAAAAATTTTTGAAACTTTTATAGTTGCATTTTTAGCTTTTTTAATTGGAATTATTTTTGCTTATATTTTTGTATTTATTTTAGATGCACCACTTTTAAGTAATATTTTTTTAGGATTTCATAACTTGGAAAACAATGTTTCATTTATACCAAATATTAGTTTTTCAAGTATTGTAACACTATTTATATTTTTTATAATTCCTTTTATAAGTGCAGTTTTAATTCCTGTTTGGAAAATTGCAGTTATAGATGCACATGAGAGTATGAAATGA
- a CDS encoding ABC transporter ATP-binding protein, whose amino-acid sequence MIKVNKLNKVFNQNTKKEFHALKNINIQIQTSSCVILKGVSGSGKSTLLSILGTLSKPSSGDIIVDDDSIAKLPDLHASLYRAKNLGFIFQSYNLFNELDVSENVSIPLIPIGFTQKQINEKVKITLNLANIEHKKNETVSNLSGGEKQRVAIARALVNNPDIILCDEPTANLDTNNSLKFIEVMRKLKALKKTIIIATHDPIFDNLDFVNDIINIKNGEILE is encoded by the coding sequence ATGATAAAAGTCAATAAGTTAAATAAAGTATTTAATCAAAATACAAAAAAAGAGTTTCACGCATTAAAAAACATAAATATACAAATACAAACTTCATCTTGCGTGATATTAAAAGGTGTAAGTGGATCTGGAAAATCTACCCTACTTTCAATTTTAGGAACACTTTCTAAGCCTTCTAGCGGTGATATAATTGTAGATGATGATAGTATTGCAAAATTACCTGATTTGCACGCATCTTTATATAGAGCTAAAAACCTAGGATTTATTTTCCAGTCATATAATCTTTTTAATGAATTAGATGTCTCTGAGAATGTTTCAATTCCATTAATACCTATAGGATTTACACAAAAACAAATAAATGAAAAAGTAAAAATAACTTTAAATCTTGCAAATATAGAACATAAAAAAAATGAAACAGTTTCTAACCTTTCAGGTGGAGAAAAACAAAGAGTTGCCATTGCAAGAGCTTTAGTAAATAATCCTGATATTATACTTTGTGATGAACCAACTGCAAATTTAGATACTAATAACTCATTAAAATTTATTGAAGTAATGAGAAAATTAAAAGCACTAAAAAAAACAATTATCATAGCAACACACGATCCTATTTTTGATAATCTTGATTTTGTAAATGATATTATAAATATAAAAAATGGAGAGATACTTGAATAG